A window from Triticum aestivum cultivar Chinese Spring chromosome 6D, IWGSC CS RefSeq v2.1, whole genome shotgun sequence encodes these proteins:
- the LOC123140727 gene encoding 7-deoxyloganetin glucosyltransferase-like, whose amino-acid sequence MHSILSSNNNTIGHKTPLSSPLEMGSSSALDEKAHVVCLPAAAQGHINPMLDVAKMLHARGFHITFVNTEYNHARLVHAQGADAVPGVPGFRFATIPDGMSRSDNNVTHDVPSICKVITEVCLGPFRRLLAELNDPATGHPPVTCIISDVVMDFSMEAARELGLPYVQLWASSAISFVALRHYRLLFDRGLAPIKDFKQLTNEYLDTPVEDVPGLRNMRFRDFPSFIRSVAPDDYMLHFTLGVVERAVGASALIINTFDDLEGEAVAAMEALGLPKVYTIGPLPLLAPSSNISMSLWKQQEECLPWLDDKEPGSVVYVNFGSTTIMTDGQLLEFAWGLAMSGRHFLWIIRPDLVRGVTAVLPPEFSVETAERGLVASWCPQQQVLNHPAVGVFLTHSGWNSTLDSMCGGVPVISWPFFADHQTICRYQCTEWGVGMEIDSDVRRDTVARLITEVMEGQNGKVMKKKAQEWRERAVKATKPGGSSRRNFEELIHEVLAPTPRRSA is encoded by the coding sequence ATGCATAGCATcctcagcagcaacaacaacacaatAGGCCACAAAACCCCATTGTCGTCGCCGCTGGAAATGGGTTCATCTTCAGCATTGGACGAGAAAGCACACGTCGTGTGCCTGCCGGCGGCCGCGCAAGGGCACATCAACCCAATGCTCGACGTGGCCAAGATGCTCCACGCCCGCGGCTTCCACATCACCTTCGTCAACACCGAGTACAACCACGCCCGCCTTGTCCATGCGCAGGGCGCGGACGCGGTACCCGGTGTCCCGGGGTTCCGCTTCGCCACCATTCCGGACGGCATGTCACGGTCCGACAACAACGTCACGCATGATGTCCCATCAATCTGCAAGGTCATCACGGAGGTCTGCCTTGGGCCCTTCCGACGCCTCCTCGCGGAGCTCAACGACCCGGCAACGGGCCACCCGCCCGTGACCTGCATCATCTCCGACGTCGTGATGGACTTCTCCATGGAAGCAGCCAGGGAGCTCGGCCTCCCCTACGTACAGCTGTGGGCATCCAGTGCTATCAGCTTTGTCGCTCTCCGGCACTACCGCCTCCTCTTCGACCGTGGCCTCGCACCGATCAAGGACTTCAAGCAGTTGACGAACGAGTACCTTGACACGCCGGTGGAAGACGTGCCGGGCTTGCGGAACATGAGGTTCAGGGACTTCCCATCCTTCATACGCAGTGTGGCACCGGACGACTACATGTTGCATTTCACGCTCGGGGTCGTAGAGCGCGCGGTCGGCGCATCAGCACTGATCATCAACACTTTCGACGACCTTGAGGGAGAGGCAGTGGCGGCCATGGAGGCGCTCGGCCTGCCCAAGGTCTACACCATTGGCCCGCTCCCGCTCCTGGCACCGAGCTCAAACATCAGCATGAGCCTGTGGAAGCAGCAGGAGGAGTGCCTGCCATGGCTTGACGACAAGGAGCCTGGCTCCGTCGTGTACGTGAACTTCGGCAGCACCACCATCATGACCGACGGGCAGCTGCTGGAGTTCGCCTGGGGCCTAGCCATGAGTGGCAGGCATTTCCTCTGGATCATCCGTCCCGACCTCGTCAGGGGGGTCACCGCGGTGCTTCCCCCAGAGTTCTCGGTCGAAACCGCCGAGCGCGGTCTCGTTGCCTCCTGGTGCCCGCAGCAACAAGTGTTGAATCACCCGGCAGTGGGTGTGTTCCTGACACATAGCGGCTGGAACTCGACATTGGATAGCATGTGTGGCGGTGTGCCCGTCATCAGCTGGCCATTCTTTGCGGACCACCAGACCATCTGCCGATACCAATGCACTGAATGGGGCGTTGGCATGGAGATCGACAGCGACGTTCGGCGTGACACCGTCGCAAGACTTATCACGGAGGTCATGGAGGGTCAgaatggcaaggtgatgaagaagaaggcgcAGGAGTGGAGGGAGAGAGCGGTCAAGGCGACCAAGCCCGGCGGCTCGTCTCGCCGCAACTTCGAGGAGTTGATCCATGAGGTGCTAGCTCCTACTCCTCGCCGCTCTGCATAA